In Carassius carassius chromosome 27, fCarCar2.1, whole genome shotgun sequence, the sequence CCATTAAATGTTCTTCAGGCCAAACAGACAGTTTgaaagactgcatttattcatGTCTGATTAATGCGGTGAACCTTACTGTCGTATATCTGGAGTGCAAATCTTGGTTTCTCAGCATAAAATGATTCTCCGATCTGGAGTGAAAATTAACTAGCCAGAGTCTCACTTCACATTATGGTCATACATATTGCCTTGTTGTTGTCTAATAACTTTCCGTTGAAGCGGTTACAGCATGTAACAACATTACTTTGATTATTAACAAATAGTTTATTTATTACACATGTCATATAGCAATGATTAACTGAGCCCTGGTAAATACAGACCTAATGAAAACATGTCCGGGTATTGAATAACTCATGTCTAGAAAATTCATGAACATGAAATttgtttactttactttttttaaagacaataatAACTAACTTAAAATAGGCTACACCCGCTCAATCAACCTATTAGAATAAAACATCCTGCAtagaaaatcatttaaaataatttaggaTGTTGaaagtcatcattaaaaaaaaaaaaaaaaaaaaaacttactgcaCTCAGTGCATGCAAAGTAGCCTATTAGCCAGCTCAATGGTGGCTCTTAAAGAATGTTTGATATAGTTTATATGTGGTTTAGAGAGTGTGGACGCTCTCTTTATGAATACAGTATTAagaaaataatgattcttacCTTCACAGTAGTTTGTCAGGCACTTGTACCCCTCGCGTCCTGCTCTGTTACACTGCTCTTACTCCACACTTGTTTCTTGAATGAGATGAGAGGCTCGAATGGAGGAGGGGCGTAAGTTGCGTCAGGTTGTGGTTGTCGTGGAGACGCTCAAGAATCCGCACAAAGCCGCGAGACCAGCAGCATCTCCGAGGAGAGGACAGCTTACACTCCTCCAAAACTCTTATACTATTGCGTCATATTAAACTATTATATAAGAAATCTAAATTATCACTTCAAACATTTTTTAAGTCCCACCTTACATCTAATTCTGCATACATTTAAtcctaaatatttatttgtaggaCTTCACAGAGACTATCAGAGAATGCGTGTTATAGTGTGTATCTGAGTTCTTTAAAAAGCAGAAGGaccagaaaaataaaaagaatttgtCATGATATTTCTTTTTCCAAACACTTAGCTTATTGTTTAAGACCGAAATGCATAAATGGTTAATATTTAAACTTCCTATTGATGACCATGTAGGCTATTATAGGTTATGTTTGTGTGACCTCTGGTggataatgatgataatattaaaaaatgtattagtcaTATGCTTTTAATATAAGTAAGCAGTTATTAAAAGGCTAGTATGTTTCAGTAACGTTCAAAAATTAGATTAGCCAAAATGTTTCCATATGACTAATAGAGACGCTCGCGGACAGACATCGGAAACCGTTCATGTGACGAGGCAGAGGCTGCTCGTGCGTTTTCGGACGGAGCATTGAAGTACAGAACATAAACACTTAATCATATAATATAGGCCTAaatcacaagcacagcatatttCATGCGGCGACCATAAGGGACTCCAAAAAAGTTTGAATCAAAACTCTACATCCACTGGTTAAAACATAGgctgcacaataaaaaaaataattatttagaatAACAGATGGATATGTTGACATTTACAACCATCATTTAGACTTAAGCCCTAACAAATAGGTATTATTACAAACTAACAAATTATTCAAtactattttaattaataaaagccTCTTCCTTATCATAATGAGATTCTTTTTTGCTGAGAAATAGGCGGTACTTCCTGTGTTCGTCGcgtgtttacttttttttcagagaGACAAATATTATCGTCCTCTGAGGTAAGTGGTACGTTTATTTGAATGCACACGGGTTAGTTTCTTTTAATTGCAAATGCACCCGTTTTCACCGCGAATGTGCTTGATATCGGAGACGTTTTCATAATGTATTGCAATGACATAAAGCGTTGTCGTAGATCATGCACTGCGCTAACTTGAACTATACGGTTTTTCGTTCGTTTACACCAGCTGCTGTTAAATGGAAAAGCGCACTGGTTAGTTGAGGATAATGTTACAGAATACTATTTAAGACCCAACAGGGTAGATTTATTCAAAAAGCAGGACATAAGTGAAGCGAGCACCGCTATGTGTCGCAGAAATACGCTGCATTGTGTGACGTCATAATCTTCCATTTGTACTGACGCACTATGCAATTGAATTATTTTGATACATTTGAGACCCGTTTCATCCTGTTAGAGCGTTTAGTCCGAAATCTATCCAGTTAGTTTTTTTACATTACGTACAAGAAAAATGCACCTGTTAACTGACCATGCGCGCTGAAAGTAGGCTGCACTGCCATGACCGAACATGACATATATATCAGTACATGCATACAGTGACAGTCATATATTACAGAACATTGCGCGACCGATTGCGTTTTGCCAAACATATATAAggggatttttttaaacaatgtatcAGTTGTTCGTTCTTATTTAATGGAGAGTTGAGTCATtgttgtgtaatgtttttttttgttcccatatttatctttttattttattttaatgtgagaAAAATCGTTTGCAGAGCTGCATTCCACTGTGTGCAATTATTaactgtatgtgtgcatgtgtgtttttttatattaattatattaattaattatgcatGGGAAGTATTAATTAAGATAATTATATATTCCGCAGAAATTGACACATTTATTGAATCAGATTAATCCAACATTCTGGTTTCTAgtaatctgaatatatataaacactttatTCGGAATATCCACTATAAGGAACATTGATTCATATCTGTACACGtccaaacaaaaatatatctggATGATATTAGATACAAACATACATATTACAAACTTTACGTAACAAGATTATACTTTTATGGGATTGTGTTTATCTTAAATTAGAAATTCATGTGCATATCTTTCAATTTGCTTATTGTATGTACACAGGAATTCCAATAACTGATAAAGTTGTAATAACTCTGTTGACATTAATCACAAAAATATGTGCATGTAAATGTGGTCAGTGGTCAAAACGTTCTGTCATTCCTCATTCATGCCTACAATGAATTTGATTTTTATAGGTCTCCCATTCGCAGAAGGTCTTGCATCATGCCAGACCTCTTAGTGATTAAGAGATGCTTCCTGAGTTGCTTATTACTACTGCTTCAGACATCGAGCTCACAGCAGGACGAGCAAAGCCAGCTGCTACTGGTGTCCTTTGATGGCTTCCGCTGGGACTATGTGAATCGAGTACCCACACCCAATTTCCATGCCCTGATGGATGAGGGTGTGCAGGTGGAACGAGTGGAGAACACCTACATCACCAAGACCTACCCAAACCACTATACCTTAGTGACAGGATTACATGCCGAAACCCACGGCATTGTTGCTAACGAAATGTACGACCCCATTCACAACCATTCCTTTTCTATGGAGGGACCTGAGGTGTACGATGCATGGTGGTGGGAGGAGGCTGTGCCGTTGTGGGTCACCAATCAGAAGGCTGGACGGAAGAGCGGAGCTGCTATGTGGCCTGGATCAGATGTAGCGATTGGTGGAACGTATCCAACACATTATTTGAGATATAATGCGTCAATGCCGTTTGAGACCCGAGTCGAGAAACTCATTAACTGGTTCTCAGGGCCAGAGGCCATCAGTTTTGGTGTCTTGTACTGGGAGGAGCCAGATGAGAGTGGGCATAATTTAGGGCCAGAGAACCCACTAATGGACTTAATCATAGCAGACATCGATGAGAAGTTGGGATTCCTCAGGGGAAAGCTCAAAACCGCTGGTCTTTATGACAAAGTTAATCTCATTGTTACGAGTGATCATGGAATGACACAGTTATCACATGATAAGATTATTGAGCTGGACACCTACGTCAGCCGTGATCTTTACACATGGATAGACAAGAGCCCTGTAGTTGGCATTTTGCCGAAAGATGGTAAGAATGAATATAAAGCATTTGTTATTGCATATTATACTAGTCATTTAATTAGGTGTTTTTTCCCACTaccttcttttattttgtttaatgaaagATTGCATTAATATAGGGGAGGGCAGATTGGCCAAAATCAAGATATGAGTCATTCTGTTTCATGGTAAAGATACAGAGTATTTCACAATACAGTTGTTTTTGCTGATGATatcaaaatgtttaaaaccatAGACATTTCTTAATTCTTGTCACCagtgtcgatataaaaaaaaactaatactagccttgaataaaaatgcaagctcactgaagacaagtaaacaatcagcaattaaatacaaactacagtagaacaaataaataagcaatTCTACACACattgtataaagtaatcaaagtttttttttttttcaaaggcctTTGGTATAGATTTGATAATTTTACTTATTTCTAAATGTGtgaaaatccatcataaaataCGTGCGTTTCTTGACCTTTAGGGATATTTTGCcatttaaatgtatatgtttGGTGACACATGCTTTATCACTTTTGAGTGTTATTCTCTTCTTAATCTAGGCAAACTTGAAGAGGTCTACAATTCGTTGAAGAACGCCAACCCTAACATGGTTGTGTATAAAAAGGAGGAGATCCCAGATCATTTCCACTACAGACACAATGTCAGGATCATGCCTCTGATCATTGAGGTCAAAGAGGGCTGGACGGTCATGCAGAACAGAAACGGATCTTTTATGTGTACGTATTAATATTTACACATAACTCAAGCAGAACATAGTACGATAACCTTGTTTACCcataaatgaacatttgctgaaaatgtactcaccctcaggccatccaagagtaTATTTCTTCctcagaacagattttgagaaatttaacattacattattTGCTCACTaatgtatcctctgcagtgaatgtcaTTGATGTGCTTACTAATCAGTATCAGAAATATCTTTGCAGTTATCTAATGTTTACATGTTTGATTTGCAGTGGGAAACCATGGTTATGACAACAGACTTCCCAGCATGCACCCTGTGTTTGTCGCCCGTGGACCCACTTTCCGCCGCGACTACACCAAGGCCTCCATGCGCTCCGTCGATCTCTATCCTCTCATGTGCAGCATTCTTGATCTCAAGCCCTTACCTAACAATGGCTCTTTGTCAAGCGTGCAGGATCTTTTAGTGAATACATCAACACCAAAGCCAGTGGTCCCACCCGTGCCCAGAAAGCCTTCCTACGCGTGGGCCGTGGGATCCGTCCTCGGCGCTGCCCTCGTGATCGGGTTCCTCTTCATCTTTGTGCAGCAGGTGACACAGCGGCAGCATCTGCCACTGCATCTGTCCGACAGtgagatgacacagcctttactGTAGGGTCAAACACAAGGGTTGTCGGGACTTTTTTCATTTGAGGTTCTCCGAGTATGTAGCACTGATTATTTCTCCAGTGCCAATTCTGATAACCCTTTTTAAGCAGCTAGCATGGTCGCTTGAATCCAAAAGCGATCGATATCCACGGTAACGTGCCAAAGCCCAATATACCAAAAGCAATATGGGGAAAGATGCTGCAGTGGAAAAAGTTTGTGCAATCATCAAAATCATAACTAAGCCAATAGTGCCCTCTTCCTTTATTCTATGTAGTCATCTAAAATCTAGTAGCcaatttgaagaagaaaaaaagttagcATTAACATGCTTTTCCTTTCCATTTGAAtctgatatttatttaataaaagagaTTTGACCTATTCTCTTGACtttgcattaaattaatattcCGGGTTCAAACTGATAGCATTTGCGGCATAATGTTAATTATCACAAAAATTAATTTCCTTGTCCCAccttttattttcagaaaaaaattaataaaatcaaaaaagCTCTGGGATACAGTAAGGcacttaaaatagaaaactggcccaattcataaacattaaaatactcatTGTTTTTATAGTATAGACACAGGTGGCAAATAGTATGAATGTTAACATGGTTTTAGCGAGAGGAATTACTTTGTAATcttttctgtgtatatttatttacaatttttattttttttccccatgacAACGCAATCCTGTAAACCTTAAAACCCCCAAAAGActcttaaaatgatttaaacagcTTTACAGCCCAAATAATATGCCAACTGTaatagtaaaatttaaaaaaataaaaatgaagtgatttcataatatggtaaacattACATTTCAGATTTAAATCCTCAAAAAAAGGCCTATTTTTTCAGGAGTCTAAttgaaaagaacatcatttatttgaaatagaaatcttttgtaacataaatgtctttaatgtcacttttaagCTCAAataattttcacatcatttataaAATAGTAAGTTTGGCCTCATTTACTTCCATTGTAAcctccatttattttttttcaataagcaACTAAAGATATTTTTTATGGTGATTAACACAAATGCTGTTGATTGAGTTTAACTTGTgttgaacccagaatattcctttaactgAATGTTATGGATATTTCAGATACTGAACAAAAAAATTAAGGGACGTTAGTAGCAGTTGGTTTTTGAATTTGTTGTTATTCTCATATCCATTGTAGTTCTGTTTGTTAATTAGTTAATGCAGTTGTTTAAGTTGGCAAATTAATGTTAATAAGTGTCCTTGAAAAGAAACTGGTATGGGTCAAACTACCTCCATGTTGCACTAAAATCAATGTAAGCTAATCAGGATAGAGAAGTATTAGACTAGTGGGGTGTTTTATCTTATCTGCATTTTGCACAATGTAATACCAtccaaaatttatatataaaaaaagtgtgtATGCACCAAAATCATCAAAGATTGACAGAGTAGTAATAGTATAAAAGTCctgcattaatatattttatactttttgaaAATAGCATTTAACAGAAAGCCCGGTGTAGGGCAAAACACTGTGATGCATCTTCTACTGGTGCAAAGACGACatggaaaataatatttatgatcTTTGATATAAATGTTGCTGGAATAGTGGTAGTTAGCTTCTAGCAGAATTCTAGGATTGTTTGTTATCAAGAAGGACATTTTCTATATGGACGTGTGCAGAGACTACTGTGTTTTGTGTTAAGTATTTCTATGATTTACTGGATTTGTCTTACACACTTTGGACTTTATGGCCTTGTGTCTGATTTTGATGTAAAAAATCCCACaactaaaacattaatttaaaggtgttacattaaaatagaaataaatgccGGATTTGGAAACACCCAAGTGTTTGATATCTCCCTACTGATATGAGTAGTCAGAACCTATTTTCCCTACAGTGATCCCTATCATCACAGAAAAGTTCAGGGTCGGTAAGaattttcagctatttttttaaaagtctcttttgctcaccaatctgtgtttatttgattaaaaatatgggAAAACTAATTGTacaacattacaatttaaaatgactatatttcaaaatataacttatttctgtgatgcaacactgaattttcagcatcattactccagttctcagtgtcacatgatccttcagaaatcattctgatatgctgctcaagaaacatgtcttaaCAGCTGTGCTGCGTAATACTATTGTGGAagtactgaccccagactttaacagcctttaatattaaatattactagTGTCTAAACCAACTAGACAGACACATGGTGGAATTCATTTTTAATAGTTGCAAAAATACAAGGGGAACTCGTGTGCAGTTATGCTCTATAATCTAAGAAACTCGTGCatacaaacaacagcaacaattCAATAGAGCTGGTGAGAAAAGACTAAAATAAGAGGCTTTGAGCAGAGCGCTAACCCAGGCCTAGAGCTTAAGGAAGAGCCAAAAGAGGTGAAAGGCATGCGTCTGACAAAAAGAAGCGGAGCAGTATGTGAAGAGGCAACTGAAGCTTTTTGGTTTCATCTTTAAATGGCATCAATATCAATGTCCTCTTCCTCATGGTCCAACTTCTCAGGTTTTGTGGTCTCCATTTTCAACTCGCGGGCCGAGGAGGAATACACCACCTAGAGAAAAGGAAGATGAGAGTAAATTCTGTGCTAACAATGTTTATCAACTAACTAACATGTACTAGACTTACAATGATTTTATTATAAATCGAAAATCCTGGTTATGAAAACTGATGTAATAatgtggccttttttttttttacctcaacgTTGTCATCGtcatcatcttcctcttcctcgCTGCCCTCACTCTCCTCCTCTGCCTCCTTGAGCCATTTAACAAAGGGCTCTGCCTTGGCATGAATCTCTTTAGCCAACTCTTTGGAGACATACTTCTTAGACACCTATAGCAGAAATGTCACCAACAGGCTTAAAATCCAGAACGCTATACTAGTCAAGTGTGCTTTCTGCTATTAGACCCTGGGCTCTCCAGCAGCATGCAGGTCACAGATGTTACCATATTACAACCCCCTCCGACACACAGGCTACAATGACAAGGTTTGCCTAGCAACAGGTAACTGACCGCATCATCCTTTCATCTGTGATACATCAAAGAGCTCATGCATCTAAACTACTTTTATCTGAGCCACGTTCAACTCTGACCTACATCGTTTCATCTGAGAGTCTAGGTGGTCAAGTCTACAGGCTGTGTGTTGGCAGGTTACCTTTTCAGCCCATGCGAGAATAACATCTTCCTCCAGCAGATCCGCGTCATACAGGTCTTTGAGTATAATGGGGACTCTGGGTAAGAGCTGCATCTGATGCAGCTTCACCAGACACTCAAAGCCACCCAGAAGATATTTCTGGGCTTTCTTATTGTTGTGGCAGAACTGTGGACAGAAATGTAAACTTCTTACACTTATTATAGTGCAGCATTAGTGCATTTTAACAAAAGGAGTAAGGTTTATACACATGGGAAGTCTTTGCGGTTGTAGTGCAGGTTTCCCAATCGGGTTTCTTAAAATGGCAGTCGAATCATTGATGTCATGTGGACTATTTTAATTATGCCCGTACTATCTTTCTGGCCCTTGAacatgacatgaaggtgagtaattcatgacagagttttcattttctgGTGATCTAACCCTTTAAATTGTGAACTCATCGGTCAGAGTGGGAACcttggaaaaataaaatgttgagaatcacgagaatgttaaaatgttaacagCTATGAGGGGACGTACCCTGAGGAAGTGACGCTTGTACTTCTTAATCTGTTCACGGATGTTCTCATCAAAGAGCAGCTCGCTCAGGATCAGAGGACCCATGGCTTTCACATCCAGCCTTTCAGCCTCAGCCAAGATCTCTTTATCTGCCGAGTCAATCGCTCCACTGTCTTTCTTTTCCTGAAGGGTAGAAACAAAGAACGGAGCTGAATGAGGATATTGTCTCTATAGAGAGCAATTTTCAGTACAATTTGAAGACAAACACCTTCACAAAGTTGTAAAATATGTTGACCCTCTCCTCTAGGGATTTCTCTAAGTCATCAGTGAGTGTGAGACCCTTTGCGTGCTCGCTGATCTCCTCCATCCTGCGACGCTGGGCCTCTTCTGTGGTCTCCTCAGCCCAGTCTTCATCATCCCCTTCCTGTCATAAGATCACGTTCATCAGCAATGTTTCTCATCTCTTACGCTGGTAGGTGGTTTTTCAGGAGATGATCTCAAAGCAGCACTTACCACAGCATCAGGGGCATCTATGTCATTATGGTTTCCAGCTTCTCCACCACTTGAGCCGTTCTCTTTGTCCTTTTTTCGGttcttcttttccttttcttttttcacaGATCCACTGTCATTCTCTGCACCAACATGACAAAAGAGAGGAagtcaacaaaagagcaataggGTTTAGTTCAtgaacatcaaatcagcatgGCAGAAAAACTGAGTTTTTGACTTCCATTACTGCAGATAGATACTTCTTACAAGCACATACTAAATCCAAAATAGATTAGTACCCAAATTTTCAAGCCTTCCTTCAGTTTTCTATGAAAGTAAAGGTTTGTGGAACATTAAAAGCACAATATGAAAGTGAAGATCATCATGCGTTTACCACTAGGGATTCAAAATATCAATTAGCTGTCCCTTTAAAGTCTGTATTTACCTGGTGGATTCTTGAGAATGAAGGTGCAGAGTTTGTGTCTAGTGTCCAGCATGCCTCGGTAACCACAAGCCTTGCAAGAGTTTCCAATGGTCTGCTTCTTGGGATTAATGTGCTACAATGAGGAGAACATTTGACTTTAATAAACTATATTGATCAACAGGCTGTGCGATGATGAATCCAGCTACAAACCTGTAGGGCAAATTGCTCACAATTGCTTCCACTTGAAATTATTTTACGAAAAAAAGGTGTATGCTTTGCCCTGTGTACAGGACTAGAGCTATGCCTTATATCTTATTTATAACCTTACAGAGAGGATATAAAGTCGACTGGAGCATGAAACCGAAACCAGGCTAGCTGAGaccctgcaaaaaaataaaaaaataaaaatctcaggaGGTCTTCACTACTGCACTGCAGAGGAAAATCAGCAGGACCAAAAGAACATTGCTCTCAGGTATAAAAAACCAATCCCTCTTTATAAAACAAGACATTTCTTCCCCTCCACTGAAAGTCCACGCTCTGCCATACTTGCATGACACAATAGATACTGTGTGCTCTTTGAATGAATGTCTTATTGGAATAAGGGTGGAACGGTTCAACCTACTCACGGTTATCACAGATTTAGTGTCACGGTTTCAGTAcctgttcaataaaaaaaaaaaaaaaaaatctaactacaaaTGAATACAAGAGAGTAAAGATACATCAAATAAACCATTATTTTCAGGGGTTTTTTTAGGGAGGTCTAACATTAGTTTCTAGGTACAGACATTGaataaagtaaacaaaatgtaaaatagcattggATATTTTACTGTATCAATGAAAGAACAAtcattattaaagttacaaaagcaatTCAGtcgagcagtgagtgattttcttgttcctaaatgattaatattaagaaagtgccgtcactttaagagaatgcactgatccactACGTTCAGCCAGCTATGTCTATGGCTTTTTAGAAAATGACCTATTGTTTAACTAGATAAGACTCATTCCTCGTCTGGTATCACGTAGAGACTTTTGAAGCAGCACTGAAACTGTAATTTTGACCTTCAACCGTTTGGTAGCTGttgaagtccactataaggagaataatcctgttatgttttaatcaaaaaccttaatttcttatCAACTGCAGAAAGacaaacatcttggatgacatgggggtgagtaaaatatcaggaaatttttatttgaaagtgaattaATCCTTTAAATGAGTTTAGTGTAAACCGATTTCAATGTGTGCATGCGCGCTATCAGCACGAGGATGGAATAAATAATGTACCGGGAAGCCAGAATGCACATCAATCAACAGAAACATACATTAGCTGAACCCAGTTTGTTTCACGTGCATTTATAACAAACCACATTACAGATGCGTTGTCCGATTTAAGATGAACCGCAGTcttagtgctttttttttttttttaaacagagaaCCATTCCACCCCTATTTTTGGaacgagtaaataatgacagatctttcatttttgtgtgaacaatCCCATTATAAATGTAACCCCTCCTTGCCATTGGCTGATTTGCAACTGAAAACAAGAGACTGAAATGTAACCATGAGAAACTGAAAGTGGCTTGTATACAGTTAATGACACAGCTAATTTCCTCTTTACACCTGTAAAACAATCTTAACACGTGGAAGCTACATGCGTGACCCCACAGAGACCTGCATACTCAGCAACGTGCATTTAAACAAAGGGCACTCGGTTCAACAGGGCATCAAGGGCACCCAGTTCAACATCCACCAGAATGCACCGGCTCATCAATAGTCTCACTTCATGACCCTTCTACGCAAGTCTAAATGTATATggcaaaatggaaatatttacCAAATCAGTTTCAGGATTGTCACACTCAGGACACAGCACGAACTTGCGAATGAATCCATCTAGCATGTCTTGCAGTTTGTTTGCCTCATGGGATCCATTGACGATGTAGCGGTCATTCTTGGCATCAAACTGGGTTTGGGCTCCCAACTCACAACCAAAGAATTTGGTGGGATCTAAACGGAGGTTACAatataatgtcaaaaaaaaaaatccatagtaAAGGAAAATAAAGTTTAATAGCTTTTTAAAACAATGCTCACATGTCGGAGGCCTATTCAGAGCCTTAGCAACATCAACCATGTTGACTATGACTGTCTTAATTCCATTCCCCTTGCCTTCCACCTGTGAAAAACAAACATGGTTTAGTTTGCATCTGTAATGACTACATAATGGTCTAATTTCATCACAATGACCTTTGCAttgattatatattacattttaagaaTAATATAGAGAGAATGTATAGCAttcatttgaatttattattaAGAAACATAAACCATGCATTTACATACAATTTAGTTAATCTATATTAATATTTGTCATCAAGAAATAAATATTAACCCCAGCCATATATACATGTTTAAAACCCACCTTAGCAATGATACGGGGCATTTTATAGCGGTAGAACTGGTCTGACACGCTGCGATTGACATTGACGGACATTTTGGCTTCCCGCGTGGTTTATCAGCAAGACGAGAAGATCTTGAATTGGCAATTATTAGTATCTTCTGTTTGAAGAGGAGGGGATGACATAAACGACTGCAAGAGTACTCTGTCTCTGACATGAAAAGGGTACGGCCACTGAGGCTCCAGGCTTCCAGCGCGTTGACTAAGATCCCCCCAAACAGCTTCCAGCAGCTGCACTATAGCACTGCAAAGAGGACACGGGAATGAGGATTAGGAGCTGAAAACAAGTTTCACACGGTTCAGCATCATTACCACTGTGATATCAACTACAGCAGACATCTAAAATGAGGTGTGCCCATTCTCCATAAGCCTGGCTAGTTATCTACTAGGACCACCTGTCATGGTGATA encodes:
- the enpp5 gene encoding ectonucleotide pyrophosphatase/phosphodiesterase family member 5, yielding MPDLLVIKRCFLSCLLLLLQTSSSQQDEQSQLLLVSFDGFRWDYVNRVPTPNFHALMDEGVQVERVENTYITKTYPNHYTLVTGLHAETHGIVANEMYDPIHNHSFSMEGPEVYDAWWWEEAVPLWVTNQKAGRKSGAAMWPGSDVAIGGTYPTHYLRYNASMPFETRVEKLINWFSGPEAISFGVLYWEEPDESGHNLGPENPLMDLIIADIDEKLGFLRGKLKTAGLYDKVNLIVTSDHGMTQLSHDKIIELDTYVSRDLYTWIDKSPVVGILPKDGKLEEVYNSLKNANPNMVVYKKEEIPDHFHYRHNVRIMPLIIEVKEGWTVMQNRNGSFMLGNHGYDNRLPSMHPVFVARGPTFRRDYTKASMRSVDLYPLMCSILDLKPLPNNGSLSSVQDLLVNTSTPKPVVPPVPRKPSYAWAVGSVLGAALVIGFLFIFVQQVTQRQHLPLHLSDSEMTQPLL
- the eif5 gene encoding eukaryotic translation initiation factor 5 gives rise to the protein MSVNVNRSVSDQFYRYKMPRIIAKVEGKGNGIKTVIVNMVDVAKALNRPPTYPTKFFGCELGAQTQFDAKNDRYIVNGSHEANKLQDMLDGFIRKFVLCPECDNPETDLHINPKKQTIGNSCKACGYRGMLDTRHKLCTFILKNPPENDSGSVKKEKEKKNRKKDKENGSSGGEAGNHNDIDAPDAVEGDDEDWAEETTEEAQRRRMEEISEHAKGLTLTDDLEKSLEERVNIFYNFVKEKKDSGAIDSADKEILAEAERLDVKAMGPLILSELLFDENIREQIKKYKRHFLRFCHNNKKAQKYLLGGFECLVKLHQMQLLPRVPIILKDLYDADLLEEDVILAWAEKVSKKYVSKELAKEIHAKAEPFVKWLKEAEEESEGSEEEEDDDDDNVEVVYSSSARELKMETTKPEKLDHEEEDIDIDAI